Sequence from the uncultured Flavobacterium sp. genome:
AGAAATCAATGTAATTTCCGTTTTTTAGAGTTCCAAAACCTACGATTTGATTTTGCATGATTGCTAATAAAACAAATTGTGTTTCGATAACTTCAGTCCAACGATTGATGTTTTTAACTCCGGAAATCCAAGCTTCAATTTGAACGGGATTATAATCATTTTTACAAACAGTTTGTATGGTTTCGATATACAATTGCTGCATTTCTTGTAAATCTGAAATAGTTGCTATTCTAAAATTCATTATAATAAAATTCGAAATTAATGCGCTGTGGTTTTAGAAAAAACATTGATTACAACAACTCCAATCATAATTAAGGCTAATCCAATTATGGCTGGTAAATCCGGAATTTGTTTGAAGAATACAGCGCCAATAATTGTAATTAAAACAATCCCAACTCCGGACCAAATCGCATAAGCAATCCCAACGGGAATGGTTCTAATAGCAAAACTCAAAAAGTAAAACGCAGCAAAATATCCCACAATCGTAACGATGGTGGGAATAAGTTGTGTAAACTGTTCTGATTTTTTTAATGCCGAAGTCGCAATGATTTCGAATATAATGGCAATTCCTAAAAAGAAGAAGTTTTTCATGTTTTACTTTTTTTACAAAGTTAGACTTTCTAATAGAAGTAAACTTAATTAAAATATTAGGCTGTTTTATTATGGATTAAGTGAAAGTCCAACACTAAAAAACAATCTCACTTTGTCGATATTATTAATCCACGAAGTATCAAAATGAATAGGACCTAAAATTGATTGATAAGAAATCGCTGCTCCTCCAGATATTACAAGGCTGGGATCAAAACCATCATCCCAATTTCCTTTTGGACTAAATGTCTTATCAATGTATTTATCAAAAGTTTGAAACCCCACAGTTGCCATGTTAAAATGAGGTGTTAGATAGATTTTTCCCATAAGATTTATCTGAGAAGCAAGTCTTAGTCCTATAAATTGTGAAACATTAAGTTCGTCTTCGTGTAGTCCGGCAAAAGAAAAACGATTACTGCCTGAACTTGGTATAATTCCGCCTAAGAAATATTTTGAAGTATAACCAAAATCCGTAATTGGAATTTGATTGTCTTTAAATTTATCCGCAAAAATAAAATAAGAATCAAACCCAATAATTCCTGTAATCTTCTTTTTTAATAGCGCTCTCTTTTCAAAAGTGAAACCAAATTTTGTATAACCATTGGTTTTACCAGATATAGTTGTTTGATCCGGATCGTTAAAAGAGGTGTAGACATCGGATAACAATGATCGAGTTATATTTGTTTTTATAATTGTTCCGTTTTCTGCAAAGAAAACTTTATCCATATCATTGTAAGCATAGTGTATGTTTATTTCTATAGTGTTTGAATGGTAATTAGAAATGTTTGGAGAGTTAGGATTGTATTCTCTATCGTATTTTGGTTTTAATGTGGAGTAATGATAGTTTATTCCATAACCGAAATAACTTTTTAGGGAGTTTAAATTTCGATTCATCTCATTATTAAATTCGAGAGAATTATAGAGTACATTATCTGAAGCTTTTCCGTTTAAATAAATCTCTTCTCTTAGTAAGGCTCCGTAAAGTTCAGATGACCACCACCAATCCCGGTTTTTTCCAAAATTTTTCTGATAATTAATTCGTGCTTTTGGTTGTTCTGCAATATCGACTGTAAAGAGAAGACGAGATGCTTTGGCAAGAATATTTCTGGCAGTGTAATTAAAAATGATTCCAACGCCTCTATAAGTGTCGTAATGTACAGATGTATTGAGTTGGTTTTTGGCACGTTCATGTCCAAATATTGTAACTCCAAGTTTATCGCCATCTTTGATGAAATAGTTGTATGTGATCTCATCAAAAAGATTAGTTCCCATTGCTCTGTTAATGCCTGCGATTAAATCTTTGGTGGTATATTTTACATGTGTTTTGAGATTTATTCTTCCTAATACCAGAGGAAGGTTGTCCGGACTGATATTTTTGTAAACAATCGTATCAAGAATAATTTCTGAAGACATTTGCGGTAATTCGTGAATTCGTTGTGGATACGCTTTTAATTTTTCGGATAATGCGATTAAAGCCGGAAGATTTTCGTTTGTTGCGATTTTACCGTCTTTATAGATTTCGCCGCTATCTGTAAAATCAGCAGTAGAATAACGCAAGTTAGGCAAGTGATCTACTAAAATATCACAGAGTTTTCGGTTTGCCGGGTTCTTAATATTACTCGGAAACATACTGGTTTGCGTCAATATAGTTATAACATTGTTCAGTTTTCCTATTGGTTCTAATCCGCCTCCAACATCACTGCCAATAATAATGTCGGCGCCCATTTGTTTGGCAACATCTGTGGGGAAATTATTTAGTACACCACCATCAACCAATACTGTTTTTTCATAAGACATAGGTTTGAAAATAGCAGGCAGCGACATACTTGCTCTCATAGCATAAGCTAAGCTTCCTTTGCTTAAAATAACCTCTTTTCCTTCGGACAAATCAGTAGCCATTGCTCTAAAAGGAATGGGAAGGCTGTCAAAATCTCTAATATTATATACAGGGTAGGTTAATACGGAAAGATATTCTCTTAAATTTTGATCATTTAAAAGGGAACCAATGCTGTTTAGTCTTTTGTCTTTAACTCCTATTCCAACTAAATATCTTTGAAATTCTCTTTTTTCTTCTACACTTACAGATTTTAAGGACTGGCCTCCGCCAAGTAATTTATCCCAATTTATGCTTTTAGTTAATTTTTCAATACTATCACCAGAATATCCCATTGCGTACAAACCGCCTATAACGCTTCCCATACTATTTCCAACAATAAGATCGGGGACAATGTGCAATGAATCGAGTTTTTGCAATAGCGGAATATGTGCAATTCCTTTTGCTCCACCGCCGCTTAATACTAATACGACTTTAGGTTTTTTTTCCTGAGAAAAAATAATCTGCGGGAGACTTAATAAAAATAAGAAGACGATTAAACAAGTTGTTTTTTTCAAGTTTGTACTGTTTAAGTGTTTGATAAATAGATTCTTATTTTGATTCTTAAATGTAAGTAGATATTTGTAATCGTGCAATTTTTTGAGAGAAATGTTTTTTTTAGCAGAAGTACAAAACCAACAAAACCTCGTATTTCTACAAGGTTTTGTTGGTAATATTATCTAGTTTTAGTCGTGTCTTGTATATTTTGCGTCGTCTATCGCTTTTTCGAGATCTTCAACTTTTTTTGATTCTAATTCGACTTCTATTTTTGCTTGATTTACTTTTTCCTGAGATTTAGCGATTTGTTTTTTTAATGCTTCAATTTTTTTTTGATGATCAGGATCATTACTGTTTTGTGAAGCATTTTCAAGAGTTTTTAATTGGTCTTGTTCTTTTTTTAAATCATCTTCTTTGTCCCAAGCTTTTCTTGCCATTTTTATTAGCTTTTGTTCTTCTCTTGCTAATTTGGCTTTTGCTTTTTCTACATGAGTTAGTGTAGCAATAGGTTTTACGGTTTCTAATTTTGGAGCCTCTGGGTGTTGTTGTATTGGTCTACCTGTAAGTGGATCAATTGGCGAACCAGTAACTAGATCTCGCACGGAGAATTGACTGCTATAACGGACTTGAGCATTTGCGAAAAGAGGAGTGATTATTACTATCAATACAATAAGTAGGTTTCTCATAATTTGGTTTTGGTGTCCAAAAATATGCTTATATTTTAAAAAGGTCAAAAAAGATCTGATTAATTTTAAGATTGCTGCAAAGTAAACCCGACAGGTTTTAAAACCTGTCGGGTTTCTACGAACGTGGGTTTGCGTGAGGGATAGGAGTATGCTACCGAAGTAGCGCGGATAGCCCGACAGTATTTAAGAAAAGACCTAATGAACGCAACGAAACATTAGGTCTTTTTTAAAATAGTGGCACGCCCAGATAATTATTTTAGATTTCTGAGTTTAGTCCCGAAGCTTCGGGATTAGATTAAAAAACAAAACCCGACAGATTTTTAAAATCTATCGGGTTTAAAGTATGTATTAGAAATCTAAGATCTACAATCTTAAATCTAAAATTTACTAGTATCTGTAGTATTCTGGTTTGAATGGACCTTCAACTGGAACACCAATGTAAGCAGCTTGATCGTCACGTAAAGTTTCCAATTCAACTCCTAATTTAGCTAAGTGCAAAGCAGCAACTTTTTCATCTAAATGTTTTGGTAACATGTAAACGTCATTGTTGTAAGCAGCGCTGTTTTTCCATAATTCGATTTGTGCCAAAGTTTGGTTTGTAAATGAGTTACTCATTACAAAACTTGGGTGACCTGTAGCACAACCAAGGTTAACTAAACGACCTTCAGCAAGAATGATGATATCTTTTCCAGCGATAGTATATTTGTCAACTTGTGGTTTGATTTCGATTTTAGATGCACCGTGGTTTTTGTTCAACCAAGCCATATCAATTTCGTTATCAAAGTGTCCGATGTTACAAACAACAGTTTTGTCTTTCATTTGCTCGAAGTGCTCTCCAAGAACGATATCTTTATTTCCTGTAGTTGTAATGATGATATCAGCATTAGCAATTACAGTGTTTAATTTTTTAACTTCGTAACCGTCCATTGCAGCTTGTAAAGCACAAATTGGGTCAATTTCAGTAACAGTTACAATAGATCCTGCACCTCTGAAAGAAGCAGCAGTTCCTTTTCCAACATCACCATATCCACAAACGATAACTCTTTTTCCAGCTAACATTAAGTCAGTTGCACGACGTACAGCATCTACAGCAGATTCTTTACAACCGTATTTGTTATCAAATTTAGATTTAGTAACAGAATCGTTAATGTTGATTGCTGGCATTGGTAAAGTTCCGGCTTTTACTCTTTCGTAAAGTCTGTGAACTCCAGTTGTAGTTTCTTCAGACAATCCTTTGATTCCAGGAACCAATTCTGGGAAACGGTCAATAACCATGTTAGTTAAATCCCCACCATCATCAAGAATCATGTTCAATGGTTTTCTGTCTTCACCAAAGAATAAAGTTTGCTCAATACACCAGTCAAATGATTGCTCATCAAGACCTTTCCAAGCATAAACCTGAATTCCAGCAGCAGCAATAGCAGCAGCAGCCTGATCCTGAGTAGAGAAAATGTTACAAGAAGACCAAGTAACCTCTGCACCAAGAGCAATTAAAGTTTCGATCAAAACAGCAGTTTGAATCGTCATGTGTAAACATCCTGCGATACGAGCACCTGCAAGAGGTTGTTCATCTTTATATTCAGCACGAAGCGCCATTAAACCTGGCATTTCAGCTTCAGCTAATTCAATTTCTTTTCTTCCCCAAGCCGCTAGAGAAATGTCTTTTACTTTGAAAGCCACATAAGGCGTAGTTGTAGTACTCATTTATAGTGTATATTTGTATATTGTAAAATTTTTGCAAATTTACGGAATAGGTTTTTAATTTAGACTACTTTCTCTAAGATTTGTGAAATGTTTAATTTCTTAATCTTTTGAACTTTAGCTAAATAATTTGCTTGTTTTAAGATCATTGTAAAAATTAGGAGCTATTTCCTGCTGTCCGCTATATCTTTTCCTGGCTAAAGAAGCCAGAAAAAGGATGCCGCTTCCATCAGGGCTAGAAAGACCAGACTTTATATTTGAAACATATAAGTGATATAAGTATTTAAAAAGATTTTTAATATTTTAAATTGCTTCTTTAAATACACTTAATTGCGTAAATTTATAATACCAATTTTCAATACGACCATATTAGATTTACTTATATCACTTATATGGTTTAAAAAACAACGCCATAATTCATAATTAAAAATAATGCCTTTATTTCAAACCATACAATTCAACGAAACTACCAAAATCTTAGTTTGGCAAATAACTGAATCTTTCGAAGAGTTATTGAGCAAGGTAGTTTTAAAAGAAAAAACACAACTTCGCCTAAACGGAATGAAGTCACAAATGCACCAGCGTGCTTTTTTGAGTGTTCGTATGTTGATACAGGAAATGGGTTTTACAGATCATGAATTGCATTATGACGAGTTTGGGAAACCTTATTTTGATTGTCATAATTATATTTCGATCACACATTCGCATGATTTTGCAGCGATTATAATAAGTGACGAAACCGTAGGAATCGACATGGAATTGCAACGCGAAAAAATTCTTAGAATCGCCGATAAATTTGTCGATACAGAAAATAGTTATTTATCCAAAAACTCCGAAACTCAAAATATAGCAGATTATATCAGAGAACTTACCGTAATCTGGGGCGCAAAAGAAGCGATCTTTAAAATCAGAAACGAAAAAGGAATCAGCTTTAAAGATCACATTCGGATCGATGCTTTTTCATTAGATGAAAAACAAACTGAAGCCAGTCTTCATTTTAATGATTTGGTAATAGAATTTGATGTGCATTATGAAGAAATAAAATCGAGTACTTCCGGACACGATTTTACATTGGTTTATGCCTTTGAGAAGTAGTTTTTTTGATTAAAATTCTAATATAAAAATTCCAAGGTTTGATCTGAATTTTGTCATTTACAGAAATGACAAGATTCAGATGATAAAATCCGTTTTAATCTGCGTTTTCGCAAAGCGAATCCGCGTCATCCGCGTTCTATATTGTCGCCAATCTTTGTCGAATTTTTAGTGTGATTTCTCCTCGCGTCGAAATGACAAAAAATAAGCTTAATTTAAATTTTCTAAAGAAGCTTCACTCATTTTCTTGCGATGTTCAAACATGCTCACAAATAAAAAAGTTCCCATTTTTCGGGCACGTCTTTTTAGTGTTTCTACATTTTCGCCTTCAAAATGCTCGTCCAAAGTCTGAGCCCAATAATTTAGCCAGATTCCAAATTCATTCGAAGTGATTTTACCTTCAAAATGAGCATCAACTTCATTGTGTACGGCATGCGGATTGCCTTTGTATTTTTTTACTGCAAACAAATTGGTTTCCCAAAAATCTGTTAGCTTTTCAAGATGCGCGTCCCAATCTTTAATCATGGTATTAAAATAAAAACCAATTTCTTCATCGGCTCTTATTTTAGCATAGAACTGATGCACTAAAAAAGAAACATCAGCTCTATTTTCTATTTGTTTTCTCATAATATAAAACTATTCAGAAATATTAGTAAAACACTTAATACAGCGCTTAAAATAATAAGGTTGAAAACGACTTTATGTTTCATTTGTGCTAGAATTGAAGTATTGGCAAAAACACAAGCCAAAACAATAATTGCTAATTGAATCATTTGACCAATAGAGGTTCCGTGAGAAAGAATATACATTGCAGCAGCGCCGCCTAAACAGCTTTGACCAATTACAGCCATTGCTGCAGAACCCATATAATTTTTATTGAAATTTTCGAATGTTGTTTGATATAGTGTCATGATATTGTGATTTTTATACTACAAAGGTACATTCACAATACAACTTCATTTTATGACTAAAATCATAAAACAAGAACTTTTTTATCGGTATACTTTCCTGTTTATAATCTTCAAAACGCCTTTTTTCTCCAAAGCTTTTATAGTTCTAATCACGGTTTCGACACGTAAACCAGTCAAATCGCCAATTTGCTGTCTCGTAAAACTGATGAGGTAACCATTTTCGTCTTTCTTAAAATTAAAATAAGCAATTCCGTGATCAATTAATTTCAAGACACGATGTTCAGGTTCTTGTGTAGACATTTCGGCTGCCATAACCGATTTATAATACAATCGCTGTGCTAAATTTTCGATTATTTTGAGGCTAATCGCCGAGTTTTCTTCCAATAATTTCATGAAACTATTTTTAGGAAGAAGAAGAACTTCAGAATCTTCAACCGCAATAGCATTTGCAGGATATTTTTGATTTAAGAACAAAGGCGGTTCGCCAAAAGATTGTTCTTTATAAAAGATTCCCTGAATAAACTCGCGGGCGTCATCATTATAATTACTCATTTTTACTTCACCGGAAATAATTTGATAATAATGCGTTGGAAGATTGCCTTCTTCAAAAATAGTTTCGCTTTTAGCGAAAAATTTCTTCAGCGCGCCATATTTTTCCAATAAATCAATTGCAATCATAATTTTATTTCTTGGTTATCAAAACACATAACACAAATATAATTATTCAAAATAGTTCTACTACATTAAAAAACTTTTACTTTTACGCCGATTATGCAGAAGAAATTACTCAATATACATCAGCAAATTTTAGAAGCTAAAAGAGATGGACAAAAATTATTGGCCATACTTTTGGATCCCGATAAAATTGTTTGGGAAAATTTAGAACATTTATTACAGAAGATAAATCAATCTCCTGCAACACATATTTTTGTTGGAGGAAGCATTGTTGAATCCACAATTTTAGAAGATTTAATTGCACAATTAAAACAAAACACAAATCTGCCCGTTGTGATATTTCCGGGAAATCCGTCGCAGATTTCACCTCAGGCCGATGCTATTTTGTTCTTGTCTTTATTGTCTGGACGTAATCCGGATTATCTAATAGAATATCAGGTTCAGGCAGCGCCAATTCTTAAAAAAACAAACCTTGAAGTAATTTCGACAGGTTACATTTTAATCGAAAGCGGAAATGAAACCGCCGTTGCACGTGTAAGTAAAACGAAACCATTAAATAGAGAAAACTTCGATTTGGCTTTGGCAACTGCACAAGCTGGCGAAATGTTAGGAAATAAATTAATCTATTTGGAAGCGGGAAGCGGAGCAAAGAATGCAGTTCCGCTGAAAATGATAGAGTTAATTACGCAAAACATTAAAATTCCTGTAATTGTTGGAGGAGGAATTGTAGATTTGCACGGAATTCAAAATGCGTACAACGCTGGTGCAGATTTAGTAGTTATTGGAACTGCTTTTGAAAACGACAGCCATTTTTTTGAATCAAAATAAACACCAGAAACGACCAAAACAAACCCAAAATGATTGATTTTTTTCTAGATAGTTATAAAAATGCTCCATTGTGGCACATTGCTTTAGAATTTTTGGTTTTTGTTTGTGGAATTTTAAGCGTTTGGTTTGCTAAAAAAGAAAATATCTGGGTATATCCTACAGGTTTAATCGCCACAGTAATCTCCGTATATCTCTTATATATTGCAGGTTATATTGGAGATATGATTATCAATGGATATTTCTCAATTATGAGTATTTATGGTTGGTATGTATGGGCAAAAGGCGGAACAACTGAGGATAATTTACCGATTACAAGAACGAATTTTAATGAAAAAATCATCGGAATATTACTTTTCTTTGTAACTATTTTCGTAGTTTTCGGGATTTACAAATACTTCGATTACGAAATCAAAAAAGATAATTATGTCGATATGATTTCGTCAGGAATATTTTTTGCAGGAATGTGGTACATGGCCAGGAAAAAGATCGAAAACTGGACACTTTGGATCATTGGCGACATTATTGTAGTGCCTCTTTATGCTTATCGTGGCTTAGGGATGTTGTCATTACAGTATTTAATTTTTACAATTTTGGCTATTTCAGCTTATTTAGAATGGAGAAAAATCTTAGACAGCAAAAAACAGCTATCATAAAAATTGCTTTATTTGGACCTGAAAGTACAGGAAAAACTACATTAGCAAAACAACTTGCAGAATATTATGAAACCGAATGGGTTCCTGAATTTGCACGTGACTATTTGCAGGAAAAATGGGAAGAGAATCAACATATTTGTGTTGCAGATGATATGTTGCCTATCGCATACGGACAAGTTGCATTAGAAAATGAAAAACTTGCATCAGCAAAAAAGTATTTGTTTTCTGATACTAATTTAATGGTTACCAAAGTCTTTTCTGAAATGTATTATGGTTTCTGTGATCCGCTTTTAAACGAAGCTGCATTAGAGCATGAATACGATTTGTTTTTTCTTACCGATATCGATGTTCCTTGGGAAAAAGACGATATTAGAGATACTGCAGATGGCAGGGAAACTGTTTTTTCAGTGTTCAAACAATCCTTAATTGATGCTAAAAAGCCTTTTATAACACTTTCCGGAAATAAAGAAAGTCGTTTGGCAAAAGCCATTGCGATTGTAGATGATTTATCGGTTGCAAAACAACATGGCGTTTCGTCTGATGATTTTGTTCAGATATACAATCATGAAATTCCTTTTGAGAAGATTTTACAGCAATTGAAGATTTTTAAAAACGGAATTCTAAAAAGTAACTTAATTAGTCCGGCTAAAATTAAAAACGGAATTCTAGGTTTATCAGAAGATGAGTTTAAAGAAAAAGCTGCTTTTTTTGATTTGAAAAAAGAAAACTTAAAATTAAAGAAATTTGTTCCAGCTTCGGGTGCGGCAAGTAGAATGTTTAAGTTTTTAAGTGCTTTTTTGAATGATTTTGACATTACAAGAGAAACTATAAATGCTTATATCAATAGAAAAAAAGACAGTGATTTGTCTATTTTTATTGTTGCAATGGATAAGTTTCCTTTTTTTGAAGCTCTGGATAAAAAACTTAGAGAAATTTATCCTGATTTTGAAGTATTAGATAGAGATTATAAAAATTACTATTTCATAAAAACATTATTGTCTTCTGATTATTTTGATTTTGCAAATAAACCAAAAGCGGTATTACCATTTCATCAATATAAAACACATATTGCAAATCCAATCGAGGAACATTTGAATGAATGCGTGTATTATGCTTCATCTAATGAGGTTTCGAATTTGCATTTTACAGTTTCAGAAGCACATCAGAATTTGTTTGAAAATGAAGTTAAAGTTCTCAAGGAAAAAGTAGAGAAAGATTCCGGAATTGAAATTAATATTAGTTATTCTTATCAAAATAAAAGTACTGATTCAATTACGGTAAATGATCAAAATGAATTTGTTAGGGATAAAAACAACAATTTAATTTTTAGACCAGGAGGACACGGAGCATTAATTGAAAATTTAAATGAACTTGATGCTGATGTTATCTTTGTAAAAAATATCGATAATGTAATTCAAAATCATATTGATAAAATTGCTTTATATAAAAAAGCTTTAGCGGGTGTTTTGATCAAAGTACAGCAAAAAGTTTTTGATTATTTAGATAAAATAGAAAAGCAAGAAATCAAAGAAAGTAATCTTGAAGAAATCGTTGCCTTTTTATCGAAGAAGTTAAACATCGAATTAGGGAATGATTTTAATAAATTTACTTTTGAAAATAAAGTCAATAAAATTAAAGATTTGTTAGACAGGCCAATTCGCGTTTGTGGAATGGTAAAAAATGAAGGAGAACCTGGAGGAGGACCATTCTGGGTAATGAATGATAAAGGATCAATTTCATTGCAAATTGTAGAAACTTCGCAAGTAGATTTAACGAATAAAAAGCAACAGGAAATTCTGGCTGCAGCAACTCATTTTAATCCGGTTGATTTAGTTTGCGGAATCAAAAATTATAAGAACGAAAAGTTTGATTTGCTAAAATTTGTAGATCCAAAAGCAGGTTTTATTGTCGAAAAAAGTGTTGACGGAAAATTAGTAAAAAGCTATGAATTGCCAGGATTATGGAATGGAGCAATGGCGAATTGGTTAACTATTTTTGTAGCAGTTCCATTAATTACATTTAATCCGGTAAAAACCGTAAACGATTTATTAAAACCAGCTCATCAGCCACAATAAATGGATATCGAAAAAATCATATCAGAGTTAACTTTTAAAGCTGTTAGAAGTAGTGGCGCAGGCGGGCAAAACGTGAATAAAGTATCATCGAAAGTAGTTTTGACTTTTGATTTGAATGCTTCACAAGCTTTGTCTGAAGAAGAGAAATTACTTTTATTAACTAATATTTCGTCTCGTTTAACAACTGAAAATATTCTGATTTTAAATTGTGATGAAGACAGAAGTCAACTTAAAAATAAAGATATTGTTGTAAAACGTTTTTTAGAAATCATCAAAAAAGGATTGTTTGTTCCTAAAGTTCGTAAAGCAACTAAGATTCCGAAATCTGTTATTAAAAAACGAATCAAAGACAAAAAGAATATTTCTGAAAGAAAGCAATCGCGCAGAAAACCAGATTTAGAATAAAATTCCAATTTATAAAAACCAAATTCCAATTGAAGCTTCAGTTGGAATTTGGTTTTTTTTTATTTAAAATTTCCAAAATTTGATTTTTGCAATTGCCATTGATTTTTGTAATTTTTAACACTACATTTGCACTGTCTCAAAGGGGTGCTCTAAATAACGAGCTGAGATCATACCCAAAGAACCTGAGCGAGTAATGTTGCTAAGGGAAAAACGACAAGTTTATCGTGCATACTATATTTTGTCGTGAAACATTTATTAATTTTAACAAAGAATAATTCCCCCTTTTATTCGTAATTCTTTACGAATGAAAACTATTTTTAAAGGTACTTTCAAAGGTACAAAGGTACAAAGACACAAAGGTTCAAAGCTGACTCAAAAGTCTATTTTCTTTCTTCTTTCTTCTATTTTATTTACACAATTCTCTTTCGCACAAGAACAAGATTCTACCAAAGTTAACAAGCTTGACGATGTATTAGTTTCGGCAGTTCGTGTTACCACAAAAACTCCGGTTACATTTAGTAACATGGATAAAAAAGAAATAAAATTTAGAAACTTAGGACAAGATATTCCAGTTTTAATGAATTATTTGCCATCTGTAGTTACAACTTCTGATGCAGGAGGCGGAATAGGTTACACCGGAATCAGAGTCCGCGGAAGCGATGCTACAAGAGTAAACGTAACCATCAACGGAATTCCTTATAATGATGCTGAAAGTCAGGGAACTTTTTGGGTTAACATGCCTGATTTTGCTTCGTCTGTAGAAAGTTTACAATTACAACGCGGCGTGGGAACTTCTACGAATGGTTCAGGAGCTTTTGGAGCGAGTTTAAACATGCTTACAGATAGCTATGCTTCAAAACCAACCGGAGAAATTTCGAGTTCTTACGGAAGTTTTAATTCCAATAAAAATACTGTAAAATTCAGTACAGGTTTATTAAACGATCATTTTGAACTTGCCGGACGTTTGTCTACAATTAAATCTGATGGTTATATAGATCGTGGTAGTTCAGATCTTAAATCGTATTTTCTTCAGGGAACTTATGTTGGAAAAACAACTTTAATCAAAGCGTTAGTTTTTGGTGGAACTGAAAAAACATACCAATCCTGGAACGGAATTGATGCTGAGACATTAAATTCAGACCGAACTTATAATTCTGCAGGAAAATATAAAGATGAAGCAGGAAATGTTCGTTTCTATGACAACGAAACGGATAATTATAATCAAAATCATTATCAATTGCATTGGAGTGAATCATGGTCTGATAAATGGAGCAGCAACTTAGCTGTTCATTATACTAAAGGATTGGGGTATTATGAAAATTATAAATATAATGAACCTATTGAAGGATATGGACCAATTAATCCGACTAAAATGGTTGAAAATGACTTAGGAGAATTAGTTCCGGGAACTGATTTAATTCGTCAGAAATGGTTGGATAATGATTTTTACGGAACAACTTTTTCAGCAAAATACAAAGAAGAAAAGTTAGATGTTATTATTGGCGGAGGCTGGAATAAATATGAAGGAGATCATTATGGTAAAGTAATTTGGGCGAGAAACTCTGGTCC
This genomic interval carries:
- the arfB gene encoding alternative ribosome rescue aminoacyl-tRNA hydrolase ArfB produces the protein MDIEKIISELTFKAVRSSGAGGQNVNKVSSKVVLTFDLNASQALSEEEKLLLLTNISSRLTTENILILNCDEDRSQLKNKDIVVKRFLEIIKKGLFVPKVRKATKIPKSVIKKRIKDKKNISERKQSRRKPDLE
- the pnuC gene encoding nicotinamide riboside transporter PnuC, encoding MIDFFLDSYKNAPLWHIALEFLVFVCGILSVWFAKKENIWVYPTGLIATVISVYLLYIAGYIGDMIINGYFSIMSIYGWYVWAKGGTTEDNLPITRTNFNEKIIGILLFFVTIFVVFGIYKYFDYEIKKDNYVDMISSGIFFAGMWYMARKKIENWTLWIIGDIIVVPLYAYRGLGMLSLQYLIFTILAISAYLEWRKILDSKKQLS
- a CDS encoding DUF4301 family protein, which codes for MEKNLRQQKTAIIKIALFGPESTGKTTLAKQLAEYYETEWVPEFARDYLQEKWEENQHICVADDMLPIAYGQVALENEKLASAKKYLFSDTNLMVTKVFSEMYYGFCDPLLNEAALEHEYDLFFLTDIDVPWEKDDIRDTADGRETVFSVFKQSLIDAKKPFITLSGNKESRLAKAIAIVDDLSVAKQHGVSSDDFVQIYNHEIPFEKILQQLKIFKNGILKSNLISPAKIKNGILGLSEDEFKEKAAFFDLKKENLKLKKFVPASGAASRMFKFLSAFLNDFDITRETINAYINRKKDSDLSIFIVAMDKFPFFEALDKKLREIYPDFEVLDRDYKNYYFIKTLLSSDYFDFANKPKAVLPFHQYKTHIANPIEEHLNECVYYASSNEVSNLHFTVSEAHQNLFENEVKVLKEKVEKDSGIEINISYSYQNKSTDSITVNDQNEFVRDKNNNLIFRPGGHGALIENLNELDADVIFVKNIDNVIQNHIDKIALYKKALAGVLIKVQQKVFDYLDKIEKQEIKESNLEEIVAFLSKKLNIELGNDFNKFTFENKVNKIKDLLDRPIRVCGMVKNEGEPGGGPFWVMNDKGSISLQIVETSQVDLTNKKQQEILAAATHFNPVDLVCGIKNYKNEKFDLLKFVDPKAGFIVEKSVDGKLVKSYELPGLWNGAMANWLTIFVAVPLITFNPVKTVNDLLKPAHQPQ
- a CDS encoding geranylgeranylglyceryl/heptaprenylglyceryl phosphate synthase; amino-acid sequence: MQKKLLNIHQQILEAKRDGQKLLAILLDPDKIVWENLEHLLQKINQSPATHIFVGGSIVESTILEDLIAQLKQNTNLPVVIFPGNPSQISPQADAILFLSLLSGRNPDYLIEYQVQAAPILKKTNLEVISTGYILIESGNETAVARVSKTKPLNRENFDLALATAQAGEMLGNKLIYLEAGSGAKNAVPLKMIELITQNIKIPVIVGGGIVDLHGIQNAYNAGADLVVIGTAFENDSHFFESK
- a CDS encoding TonB-dependent receptor, with the protein product MKTIFKGTFKGTKVQRHKGSKLTQKSIFFLLSSILFTQFSFAQEQDSTKVNKLDDVLVSAVRVTTKTPVTFSNMDKKEIKFRNLGQDIPVLMNYLPSVVTTSDAGGGIGYTGIRVRGSDATRVNVTINGIPYNDAESQGTFWVNMPDFASSVESLQLQRGVGTSTNGSGAFGASLNMLTDSYASKPTGEISSSYGSFNSNKNTVKFSTGLLNDHFELAGRLSTIKSDGYIDRGSSDLKSYFLQGTYVGKTTLIKALVFGGTEKTYQSWNGIDAETLNSDRTYNSAGKYKDEAGNVRFYDNETDNYNQNHYQLHWSESWSDKWSSNLAVHYTKGLGYYENYKYNEPIEGYGPINPTKMVENDLGELVPGTDLIRQKWLDNDFYGTTFSAKYKEEKLDVIIGGGWNKYEGDHYGKVIWARNSGPSELGDHYYDDFSTKTDGNIFAKANYQFTEKLSFYGDLQYRNVKYKANSKETGVVDDNFNFFNPKAGLNYEINQKNTLYFSYARANREPNRTDYEGGNAKPEKLNDFELGWRFNSEKFQLNSNFYYMAYKDQLILTGRLDDVGAPIRANTEKSYRLGFEVDATIKLSEKFILRPNFTLSSNKNVDLAVEGQYYGTTDIAYSPNVIAGNIIVYSPIQSLHISLLQKYVGEQYMNNIELPAAKLADYFVNDLNVSYEIKPKSIFKSIMITGLVNNILDKKYVSNGAMWDIYPYYYPQAGINFLAGLTLKF